The proteins below are encoded in one region of Bremerella sp. P1:
- the gmd gene encoding GDP-mannose 4,6-dehydratase codes for MSNVALITGITGQDGSYLAEFLLEKGYEVHGCFRRTSTNAFERIAHLQDKIELHCTDLLDQASLERLIAKVKPTEVYNLAAQSFVGSSWDQPILTGEVTGLGVTRLLEAIRMVDTSIRFYQASSSEMFGKVHETPQRETTPFHPRSPYGVAKAYGHWMTVNYRESYDMYACGGILFNHESPRRGLEFVTRKISDAVARIKLGLATEVRLGNLDARRDWGFAGDYVEAMWLMLQQDKPVDYVIGTGETYRVGDFVQIAFDRVGLNWENHVVIDPKFYRPAEVDLLLADPKKAQEELNWTPKMPFQELVETMVDHDLQRLSAVAATSLKVLRKSA; via the coding sequence ATGTCGAATGTCGCGCTGATTACCGGAATCACGGGCCAGGATGGTTCGTATCTTGCCGAATTCCTTCTCGAAAAAGGTTACGAAGTTCACGGCTGTTTTCGCCGCACGAGCACCAATGCCTTCGAGCGTATCGCACACCTGCAAGATAAGATCGAACTCCACTGCACCGATCTGCTCGACCAAGCATCCCTGGAACGTCTGATTGCCAAAGTCAAGCCGACCGAGGTCTACAACCTTGCCGCCCAAAGCTTCGTAGGCAGTAGCTGGGACCAGCCGATCCTGACCGGCGAAGTCACCGGCCTGGGCGTGACCCGTCTGCTGGAAGCGATCCGCATGGTCGACACCTCGATTCGCTTCTACCAGGCAAGTAGCAGCGAAATGTTTGGCAAGGTCCACGAAACACCCCAACGAGAAACGACACCGTTTCACCCGCGCAGCCCCTATGGGGTCGCCAAGGCTTACGGTCACTGGATGACGGTGAACTACCGCGAGAGCTACGACATGTATGCCTGCGGTGGGATTCTCTTCAATCATGAATCACCACGACGCGGCCTTGAGTTCGTCACGCGTAAAATCAGCGATGCCGTCGCGCGCATTAAACTGGGCCTCGCGACCGAGGTTCGCCTGGGCAACCTGGATGCCCGTCGTGACTGGGGCTTCGCTGGCGACTACGTCGAAGCGATGTGGCTGATGCTGCAACAAGACAAGCCGGTCGACTACGTGATCGGCACCGGCGAAACCTATCGCGTGGGTGACTTCGTCCAAATCGCGTTCGATCGAGTTGGTCTGAATTGGGAAAACCATGTGGTCATCGATCCTAAGTTCTACCGTCCTGCGGAAGTCGATCTATTGCTGGCCGATCCCAAGAAGGCCCAGGAAGAGTTGAACTGGACGCCCAAGATGCCATTCCAGGAACTCGTCGAAACCATGGTCGACCACGACCTGCAACGGCTTTCTGCCGTGGCCGCTACCAGCCTCAAGGTTCTGCGTAAGTCTGCCTAA
- a CDS encoding glucosamine-6-phosphate deaminase produces MNLEVLEDAKQLGVAAARLGAEAIRKAIAENGQANIIVATGASQFETLSALIAEPDIDWSCVTGFHLDEYLGLDDQHPASFCRYLRERFVELVPLKQFHYVDGSSSDPQQVCRELGQLIQKYPIAVAFVGIGENGHLAFNDPPADFDTNEPYLVVELDEACRQQQAGEGWFATIDDVPTQAISMSCRQILKTKTIICSVPDQRKAEAVRRSLEGPITPDVPASILQTHEGTTLFVDKAAASLLTSSTLSD; encoded by the coding sequence ATGAACCTTGAAGTCTTAGAAGATGCAAAACAGTTAGGGGTTGCCGCCGCTCGTCTTGGTGCGGAGGCGATTCGTAAAGCGATCGCCGAGAACGGTCAGGCCAACATTATTGTCGCCACCGGAGCTTCCCAATTCGAAACGTTGTCGGCATTGATCGCTGAGCCTGATATCGATTGGAGTTGTGTCACCGGCTTTCACCTGGACGAATACCTCGGACTGGACGATCAGCATCCCGCTTCGTTTTGTCGGTACCTGCGGGAACGTTTTGTCGAGCTTGTCCCCTTGAAGCAGTTTCACTATGTCGATGGGTCAAGTAGTGATCCTCAGCAGGTATGCCGCGAGCTGGGGCAGTTAATCCAAAAGTATCCGATAGCCGTCGCCTTCGTTGGGATTGGCGAGAATGGCCACTTGGCGTTTAATGACCCTCCGGCAGACTTCGATACGAACGAGCCTTACCTGGTGGTAGAACTGGACGAAGCTTGCCGACAGCAGCAAGCCGGCGAAGGCTGGTTTGCCACGATCGATGATGTACCGACGCAAGCGATCAGTATGTCTTGTCGCCAGATACTAAAGACGAAAACGATCATTTGTAGTGTGCCTGACCAACGCAAAGCGGAAGCTGTGCGACGAAGTCTGGAAGGGCCTATTACCCCGGATGTTCCTGCCTCCATTTTGCAGACGCATGAGGGTACGACCTTGTTTGTTGACAAGGCGGCCGCATCGCTGCTTACCTCATCGACCCTCTCCGACTAG
- a CDS encoding DUF1559 domain-containing protein — MNRNRGFTLVELLVVIAIIGVLIALLLPAVQQAREAARRMQCSNNLKQLGLAFHNYHDTYGRFMTGGDTSWQFYAVGWVPRIFPFIEQNTRYEGMEALAANYMMTRSPYRSHNQDHPIFGAVPGITCPSSPLGELSSDQAVTANFPYHNVQGGLHYRGNGGSVDTDFVAATTSGRVGYSRSGIIYPNSRTRFADIVDGTTNTFLLGETSKISTASGFAGLKPWTWGSTSYNSTEYLMIDHKMIQYPINFPGSYGNNSTPFSSYHPGGALFVMCDGSVKFLTETMPLDTLKAVATRSNGEVISGL, encoded by the coding sequence ATGAATCGAAATCGTGGATTCACGCTGGTAGAGCTCCTTGTTGTTATCGCCATTATTGGTGTGTTGATTGCCTTGTTGTTGCCGGCGGTACAGCAAGCACGAGAGGCCGCTCGACGCATGCAATGTAGTAACAACTTGAAACAACTCGGCCTGGCATTTCACAACTACCACGATACCTACGGGCGGTTCATGACCGGCGGGGATACTTCGTGGCAGTTTTATGCCGTGGGCTGGGTTCCACGTATCTTTCCCTTCATTGAACAAAACACCCGCTATGAAGGAATGGAAGCACTCGCAGCGAACTACATGATGACGCGTAGCCCTTACCGGAGCCACAACCAAGATCATCCGATCTTTGGAGCCGTACCAGGCATTACCTGTCCGTCATCGCCACTGGGCGAGCTTTCTTCCGACCAGGCCGTTACCGCAAACTTCCCCTATCACAACGTCCAGGGTGGGCTGCATTACCGCGGCAATGGCGGTTCAGTAGATACCGACTTCGTCGCGGCAACAACCTCAGGTCGAGTCGGCTACTCTCGCTCCGGAATTATCTACCCCAACAGCCGCACCCGTTTTGCCGACATCGTGGACGGAACGACCAATACATTCCTCTTGGGCGAGACCTCGAAGATCAGCACGGCCTCGGGGTTTGCCGGTCTGAAGCCGTGGACCTGGGGTTCGACTTCCTACAATTCGACCGAATACCTGATGATCGATCACAAGATGATCCAGTATCCGATCAACTTCCCCGGATCGTACGGCAACAACTCGACGCCCTTCTCGAGCTACCATCCCGGTGGTGCGTTGTTTGTCATGTGCGATGGAAGCGTCAAATTCCTGACCGAAACGATGCCGCTGGATACCCTCAAGGCCGTCGCCACCCGAAGTAACGGCGAGGTCATCTCGGGACTGTAA
- a CDS encoding Gfo/Idh/MocA family protein, which translates to MLSFNRRQFLAAASATAVTSLSTPSAFAAANDELRVVVIGAHGIGRTHLNGFPEISGVRVVGLCDVDSAVLGTQAEAFQKKFNSKLKTYGDMRRVFDDPDVDAVVLAVPNHWHGLGTVWGCQAGKDVYTEKPCSHNIWEAGQMQKAAEKYDRIVQIGIQRRSFTHLKDFFQEIQDGVLGKVKQVKGLYLTRRNSIGRPEKTPTPLATIDHDQWCGPGSTKLERANYHYDWHWFWDYGNAELGNNGPHILDLCRWSIGAEEFPTSVSSVGGRYVWDDNGQTPNTHLLRYEYAQAPITFEIRDLPTATGKKDTCNYMGLSYGIVVEGEDATYVGFDTGKVIDRDGKTIREIKGTTGPDGGRQLHRENFVKAVRSRKTSDLNCDVRTGHLSTALCHLGNISHQVGDAISLKSLPERTQEQPLVHEAAAGMQSHLAANGVDVNSAHVQLGKTLQIDPKTETFPQDEKANGLLKREYRAPYIVPEVV; encoded by the coding sequence ATGCTTTCCTTCAATCGTCGCCAATTCCTTGCCGCTGCCTCTGCGACTGCCGTTACCTCGCTGTCGACACCTTCTGCGTTCGCGGCGGCGAATGACGAACTGCGGGTTGTCGTGATTGGTGCACACGGGATCGGTCGAACGCATCTCAATGGCTTCCCCGAGATCTCTGGCGTTCGCGTTGTGGGTCTATGCGATGTCGATAGTGCCGTTCTAGGTACACAGGCAGAAGCATTTCAGAAGAAGTTCAACAGCAAGCTTAAGACGTATGGCGACATGCGTCGGGTGTTCGACGATCCAGATGTCGATGCCGTTGTTCTGGCTGTCCCCAATCATTGGCATGGCCTTGGTACTGTCTGGGGATGCCAGGCAGGCAAAGACGTCTATACCGAGAAGCCTTGTTCCCACAACATCTGGGAAGCAGGTCAGATGCAAAAGGCGGCCGAGAAGTATGATCGAATTGTTCAGATCGGAATCCAGCGCCGCAGCTTCACGCACCTCAAAGACTTCTTCCAGGAAATCCAAGACGGCGTGCTCGGCAAGGTGAAGCAGGTCAAAGGTCTTTACTTAACGCGCCGCAACTCGATTGGTCGCCCGGAGAAAACTCCCACGCCGCTGGCCACCATAGACCACGATCAGTGGTGTGGCCCTGGTTCCACCAAGTTGGAACGCGCCAACTATCACTACGACTGGCATTGGTTCTGGGACTATGGCAATGCGGAACTTGGCAACAACGGCCCCCATATTCTTGACCTTTGTCGCTGGTCGATTGGTGCGGAAGAGTTCCCAACTTCTGTCAGCAGTGTTGGTGGACGCTATGTATGGGACGACAACGGACAAACACCGAACACCCATCTGCTTCGTTATGAATACGCCCAAGCTCCGATCACGTTCGAGATCCGCGACTTGCCAACGGCGACCGGCAAGAAGGATACCTGCAACTACATGGGACTCAGCTACGGTATCGTCGTTGAAGGGGAAGATGCAACCTACGTCGGCTTCGACACCGGCAAGGTGATCGATCGTGACGGAAAGACGATTCGAGAGATCAAAGGAACCACCGGCCCTGATGGCGGCCGTCAACTTCACCGTGAAAACTTTGTAAAAGCCGTACGTTCGCGGAAGACATCCGACCTGAACTGCGACGTCCGGACAGGACACCTTTCGACTGCTCTTTGTCATCTCGGAAATATTTCGCACCAGGTGGGTGATGCCATTTCGCTGAAATCGCTGCCAGAGCGTACCCAAGAGCAACCACTTGTTCATGAGGCCGCCGCTGGGATGCAATCTCACCTGGCAGCCAACGGGGTCGATGTCAATTCGGCCCACGTTCAGCTGGGAAAAACGCTGCAAATTGACCCCAAAACCGAGACTTTCCCTCAGGACGAAAAGGCCAATGGGCTGCTGAAACGCGAGTACCGTGCCCCCTATATCGTGCCTGAAGTCGTTTAG
- a CDS encoding glycosyltransferase family 4 protein: MTPPMRRLLIDITHTASQDYHTGIQRVVRSLARESLVYSAKRETQIECFPVVNLDGQFVHVDRWCAARGYRKSERDWSSYYQNMIPNMISTSTRLKLNKLGTRIRKLLYPRTLDRIWRKTLRKIRPETPSVNPGPGDVILMPDSWWDLPEIFDTIQDAQNSGAIVGAMVHDLIPIRYPEFFGQELRTKFTDWAERLVHSVDFFLGDAQAGEDDLWQFIQEQNAPLDRSHVGHVRLGCDIKPISRISYSRVPTNISNIFAQRDKAPYLMVSTIEIRKNHHYLLDAFELLWKEGKDVSLALVGRVGWKCDDLIDRIANHPEIGKRLHLLNNVNDNALNYIYERSKAFLFSSKAEGFGLPIVEAQHHGLHVFASDIPIFREVAGSGSQFFSLEDPSQLQRQISEFEDNRGWETEPNITVQNEPWKAVFPKLVDRVAVLAQNVQDTRTENSSQAA; this comes from the coding sequence ATGACCCCACCGATGCGTCGACTGTTGATCGACATCACGCACACCGCTTCTCAAGATTATCACACGGGAATTCAGCGTGTTGTTCGCAGCCTTGCGCGAGAGTCGCTGGTCTATTCCGCGAAACGCGAAACGCAAATCGAATGCTTTCCGGTCGTTAATCTCGACGGCCAGTTCGTCCACGTCGATCGATGGTGTGCGGCCCGCGGTTACCGCAAGTCCGAAAGGGACTGGTCGTCCTATTACCAAAACATGATTCCCAACATGATCAGTACGTCGACTCGACTGAAACTGAACAAGCTGGGCACGCGGATTCGTAAGCTTCTGTATCCGCGGACACTCGATCGGATCTGGCGAAAAACGCTTCGAAAGATACGTCCCGAAACCCCATCCGTGAATCCAGGGCCTGGCGACGTCATCTTGATGCCTGACTCTTGGTGGGACTTGCCAGAAATATTCGACACAATCCAGGATGCTCAAAACAGCGGAGCGATTGTCGGAGCGATGGTTCACGACCTCATTCCGATACGCTATCCCGAGTTCTTCGGCCAAGAACTCCGTACGAAGTTCACCGACTGGGCAGAACGCCTGGTGCATTCGGTCGACTTCTTTCTCGGAGATGCCCAGGCAGGCGAAGACGACTTGTGGCAATTCATCCAGGAACAGAACGCCCCGCTCGATCGATCGCATGTCGGTCATGTTCGCTTAGGCTGCGATATCAAACCAATAAGTCGTATTTCTTACTCGCGGGTTCCCACAAATATCAGCAACATTTTTGCCCAGCGAGACAAAGCTCCCTACCTGATGGTTTCGACGATCGAGATTCGCAAAAACCATCACTACCTTCTGGATGCCTTTGAACTGCTGTGGAAAGAAGGCAAAGATGTTTCGCTAGCACTCGTTGGGCGTGTCGGCTGGAAGTGCGACGACTTGATCGATCGAATCGCCAACCACCCGGAAATTGGCAAACGTCTCCATTTGCTGAACAACGTCAACGATAACGCCCTGAATTACATCTACGAACGCAGCAAAGCGTTTCTTTTCTCGTCCAAGGCGGAAGGTTTTGGCCTGCCGATTGTCGAAGCGCAACACCACGGTCTGCACGTGTTCGCCAGCGATATCCCCATCTTCCGCGAGGTCGCAGGCAGTGGTTCCCAGTTCTTCTCGCTGGAAGATCCATCGCAGCTCCAACGCCAGATCTCCGAATTCGAAGACAACCGCGGCTGGGAGACCGAGCCCAATATCACGGTTCAAAACGAGCCCTGGAAAGCCGTCTTCCCCAAACTCGTCGATCGAGTGGCTGTGTTAGCGCAAAATGTGCAGGACACACGTACCGAGAATTCTAGCCAAGCCGCCTGA
- a CDS encoding LacI family DNA-binding transcriptional regulator — MAQEPRKVRLLDIANKAGVSRAAVGHILNNSGADCVRVSEATREKVLKIAAELDYRPNRAAQRLRGMPTKIIGVVLDTVNLAVFSARLAAIEAEAHTRGYRLMIGQAHHDPDEIKTYLDDFADHGMDAILCMFDVMQDFRPKLKKVFRGRDNIIVHSSPILKSQPCVRVETSSAIEQLVDHLADRGRKKIAIQLWSPSDQLMSIRSEAWKENVKRRKLPSTNSLIWTNPEATQKPSREAIDDCIQKLVVSNKADAIIASNDEWAVRLIQGLERHGYSVPKDVAVTGYDNLDIADVIEPGLTTIDQCHAEYAKQALDLVEESIAGTIAPSKRLRVIRPQLIVREST, encoded by the coding sequence ATGGCCCAAGAACCACGGAAAGTCCGCCTTCTCGACATCGCGAACAAAGCTGGGGTCTCCCGAGCAGCGGTGGGGCATATCCTCAATAACTCGGGAGCGGATTGCGTTCGCGTCTCGGAGGCGACACGCGAGAAGGTTCTCAAGATCGCGGCCGAACTCGATTATCGTCCCAACCGCGCCGCCCAACGGCTCCGCGGCATGCCAACCAAGATCATCGGCGTCGTCCTGGATACGGTGAACCTGGCGGTCTTCTCGGCGCGACTTGCCGCCATCGAAGCCGAAGCGCATACACGCGGCTATCGGTTGATGATCGGGCAGGCTCATCACGATCCGGATGAAATCAAAACCTACCTGGACGACTTCGCCGATCATGGAATGGATGCCATCCTATGCATGTTCGACGTCATGCAGGACTTCCGGCCCAAGCTGAAGAAGGTCTTCCGTGGTCGTGACAACATCATCGTCCACTCCTCCCCCATCCTCAAATCTCAGCCGTGCGTTCGTGTCGAGACCTCTTCGGCGATCGAGCAACTGGTAGATCACCTGGCCGACAGAGGTCGCAAGAAGATCGCGATTCAACTTTGGTCCCCTTCCGATCAACTCATGTCGATTCGAAGCGAGGCCTGGAAAGAAAACGTCAAACGGCGCAAGCTGCCTTCGACGAACTCGCTGATCTGGACCAACCCAGAAGCGACTCAAAAGCCATCGCGGGAAGCGATTGACGACTGCATACAGAAGCTGGTCGTCAGTAACAAAGCCGACGCGATCATCGCGTCCAACGACGAATGGGCCGTTCGCTTGATTCAAGGTCTCGAACGGCACGGGTACTCGGTTCCCAAAGATGTCGCCGTTACCGGCTACGATAACCTGGACATCGCAGACGTGATTGAACCAGGGTTAACGACCATCGATCAGTGTCATGCCGAGTACGCCAAGCAGGCACTGGACCTGGTTGAAGAATCGATCGCCGGCACGATTGCTCCGTCGAAACGACTGCGTGTCATTCGACCGCAATTAATCGTCCGCGAGTCGACGTAA
- a CDS encoding Gfo/Idh/MocA family protein yields MTTSAHAAETLRIGLIGLDSSHAVAFTKTINAEDPAPELKKAKVVAAFPGGSPDLPTSADRIEGFTKQISDMGIEIVPSIDALLKKVDAVIMNSVDGRVHLQQAKPVLEAGIPLFVDKPITASLEETKQLIALSNKTGTPFFSASTLRFCQEVIDLNKEEVVGCVAYSPCKLDPTHPDLFWYGIHGVETLFTVMGPGCKTVQRTKTEGADIVTGVWEDGRVGTFRGIRDGSYGYGVVVFGKKDIELTKIRATYNLLVVEIVKFFETKEPPVSPEQTLEIVAFMTAADMSRDADGQAISMDSLLSEEK; encoded by the coding sequence ATGACCACTTCAGCACATGCGGCCGAGACCCTGCGGATCGGGTTGATTGGCCTCGACAGTTCCCACGCCGTTGCCTTCACCAAGACAATCAACGCGGAAGACCCTGCCCCTGAATTAAAGAAAGCCAAGGTCGTTGCCGCGTTCCCTGGTGGCAGTCCTGACTTGCCGACCAGTGCCGATCGGATCGAGGGCTTCACTAAGCAAATCAGCGATATGGGGATCGAGATTGTTCCTTCGATCGATGCCCTGCTGAAGAAAGTCGATGCGGTCATCATGAACAGCGTCGACGGGCGGGTGCACCTGCAACAAGCCAAGCCCGTGCTGGAAGCTGGCATCCCTCTCTTTGTCGACAAACCGATTACGGCCTCGCTGGAAGAAACGAAGCAACTCATCGCCCTGTCGAATAAGACAGGCACTCCTTTCTTCTCCGCCTCGACACTCCGGTTCTGCCAGGAAGTGATCGACCTGAATAAAGAAGAGGTCGTGGGCTGCGTTGCCTACAGCCCATGCAAGCTCGACCCAACCCATCCCGATCTTTTCTGGTACGGCATCCACGGTGTGGAAACTCTCTTCACCGTGATGGGTCCCGGATGCAAAACGGTTCAACGCACGAAAACCGAAGGAGCCGATATCGTCACGGGAGTTTGGGAGGATGGCCGCGTAGGAACCTTCCGTGGTATTCGCGACGGTTCGTACGGGTATGGTGTTGTGGTCTTCGGAAAGAAAGATATCGAGCTCACCAAGATTCGTGCCACCTATAATTTATTGGTGGTCGAGATCGTCAAATTCTTCGAGACGAAAGAGCCACCTGTCTCTCCGGAACAGACGTTGGAAATTGTGGCCTTCATGACCGCCGCCGACATGAGCCGAGATGCGGATGGCCAAGCCATTTCTATGGATAGTCTTTTGAGCGAAGAGAAATAG
- a CDS encoding NRAMP family divalent metal transporter yields the protein MSDATAESPKQLSFLRILKAIGPAIVVASVVLGPGSILSNSKVGAAYGYSMIWVLGLASVFMALTVFLAAIIGTSFDRTPFSEIAHRLGRPVSIVIGIVFFLITSCFQFTNNLAIIDVINIATDSTEMGASAKWMSLVAIVLINAGLVWALYGSSTPYRFIEKMMMVMVGIMLIGFVVNLAVVQPSISKIFTGMVPSFPEGGGSPENIVMLLGMFGTTFSIAGAFYQIYGVREKNWSRDDIANGIVDSIVGIAVLGGISFIIMVTSAAVLKDATLTSITDVAKQLEPLIGPQAKFMFCVGISAGAFSSLLVNALIGGTALSDSLGMSASVKDQPVKALTVAGLAVGMLVAIAINWLGMSSVSLIVFAQALTVIGVPLLAFAMLFLAIKLPPTKLKVPACTIATCSLIIAVILSGRMVLSLVERFS from the coding sequence ATGTCGGATGCGACGGCCGAAAGCCCGAAGCAGCTTTCCTTCCTCAGAATCCTCAAAGCGATTGGTCCAGCGATTGTCGTCGCCTCCGTTGTTCTTGGGCCAGGCAGTATCTTGTCGAACTCGAAGGTCGGAGCCGCGTACGGCTACAGCATGATCTGGGTGCTCGGCCTGGCGTCGGTCTTTATGGCCCTAACGGTGTTCTTGGCCGCCATCATTGGAACAAGCTTCGATCGCACCCCGTTTTCTGAAATTGCCCATCGGTTAGGTCGACCCGTATCGATCGTGATTGGGATCGTATTCTTCCTGATCACCAGTTGCTTTCAATTCACGAATAACCTGGCCATCATCGATGTGATCAATATCGCGACCGATAGCACCGAGATGGGAGCCTCGGCCAAGTGGATGTCGCTGGTGGCCATCGTTTTGATCAATGCCGGGTTGGTGTGGGCGCTTTACGGCAGTAGCACGCCGTATCGCTTTATTGAGAAGATGATGATGGTGATGGTCGGCATCATGTTGATCGGCTTTGTCGTGAATCTGGCAGTCGTTCAGCCTTCGATTTCCAAGATCTTCACCGGGATGGTTCCTTCGTTTCCTGAAGGAGGTGGCTCTCCCGAAAACATCGTGATGCTGCTGGGTATGTTCGGCACCACGTTTTCCATTGCCGGCGCGTTCTATCAAATCTACGGCGTCCGTGAAAAGAACTGGTCGCGTGATGACATCGCCAACGGGATTGTCGACTCGATCGTGGGGATCGCAGTTCTCGGGGGCATCAGCTTCATCATCATGGTCACTTCGGCGGCGGTTCTGAAGGACGCGACGCTGACCAGCATTACGGATGTTGCCAAGCAACTTGAGCCGCTGATCGGACCGCAAGCCAAGTTCATGTTCTGCGTCGGTATCTCGGCAGGTGCTTTCAGTTCGCTTTTGGTTAATGCGTTGATCGGTGGAACGGCCCTGAGTGACAGCCTGGGGATGTCGGCCAGTGTGAAAGATCAGCCGGTCAAAGCCCTGACAGTCGCCGGCCTGGCCGTTGGCATGTTGGTCGCGATTGCCATCAATTGGTTGGGTATGTCCAGCGTGTCGCTGATTGTCTTCGCCCAGGCCCTGACCGTGATTGGCGTCCCGCTTCTTGCCTTTGCCATGCTCTTTCTGGCGATCAAGCTTCCGCCCACCAAATTGAAAGTGCCGGCATGCACCATCGCGACGTGCTCGCTGATTATCGCCGTCATCCTTTCCGGCCGCATGGTCTTGTCTTTGGTGGAGCGATTTAGCTGA
- a CDS encoding N-acetylglucosamine-6-phosphate deacetylase: protein MSIPKYVDLQINGYFGVDFNQDDISAEDLNAACVALERDGVEQVLVTVITDEIVKMASRIQRIVDLRNEDPLVSRIISGVHVEGPFISTEAGYVGAHPVYAAKQADWREMETLLTAAGGLVRIVTLAPEQDPSQEVTRRLVDEGIVVSAGHTNASLKDLDAAIDAGLSMFTHLGNGCPRMMDRHDNIIQRVLSRSEHLQIGLIADGAHVPFFALKNYLDIIGIDRAFVVSDAISAAGCGPGVYPLGDQEVTVGDDGVPRAEDDSHLVGSATTMQQMAENLQCRLGLTSTEVRRLTYTNPLNQMGGVEKVVPLRMNAPLKNGGHQATTT, encoded by the coding sequence ATGTCTATTCCGAAATATGTCGATCTTCAGATCAACGGCTACTTTGGTGTCGACTTCAATCAGGACGACATCTCTGCGGAAGATCTGAACGCGGCCTGCGTGGCGCTCGAGCGGGATGGCGTCGAGCAAGTTTTGGTAACCGTCATCACCGACGAAATCGTCAAGATGGCCTCGCGGATTCAGCGGATTGTCGACTTGCGAAATGAGGACCCACTGGTCAGCCGCATCATTTCTGGCGTGCATGTCGAAGGACCCTTCATCAGTACCGAAGCCGGTTATGTTGGCGCACATCCCGTCTATGCCGCCAAGCAGGCCGATTGGCGGGAAATGGAAACGCTTCTGACTGCGGCCGGTGGCTTGGTTCGCATTGTTACTCTGGCTCCGGAACAAGATCCTTCGCAGGAGGTAACGCGCCGTCTGGTCGACGAAGGGATCGTTGTTTCTGCCGGACATACCAATGCATCGCTTAAGGATCTCGATGCGGCGATCGATGCCGGTCTGTCCATGTTCACGCATCTGGGCAATGGTTGTCCGCGGATGATGGACCGACACGACAACATCATTCAGCGGGTATTGAGTCGATCGGAACATCTCCAAATCGGCCTCATCGCCGATGGAGCGCACGTTCCGTTTTTCGCGTTGAAGAATTACCTCGACATCATTGGTATCGATCGAGCATTTGTCGTATCCGATGCCATCTCTGCCGCAGGCTGCGGCCCGGGCGTTTATCCGCTGGGCGATCAAGAGGTGACCGTCGGTGACGACGGAGTTCCTCGCGCCGAAGACGATAGTCACCTGGTTGGTTCTGCAACCACGATGCAGCAGATGGCCGAGAATCTTCAGTGCCGATTAGGTCTGACCTCGACCGAGGTCCGCCGCCTCACGTATACCAATCCGCTGAATCAGATGGGCGGCGTTGAAAAGGTGGTCCCTCTTCGGATGAATGCTCCACTGAAAAACGGTGGGCATCAAGCGACAACGACCTAG